In Exiguobacterium sibiricum 7-3, a genomic segment contains:
- a CDS encoding LysR family transcriptional regulator gives MEIQQLRYFLAVVEEKNITRAARILRISQPALSRQLQRLEDETGPLFDRTPGGIVLTESGYYLAERARELVTLADKIVTNLATQETLRGELYIGGGETESLLPVIRSFKQMQLRHPDVTIRIHSGNGQDILDKLDKGILDFGLVIEPFDVNAYHHLKLDQTDQWGILTRRDHPLGQQATVMADDVRDLPLIVSEQLQGNRTFAERTGLDWDTVHIVGTYNLLFNASLLVKEGIGHAVCLDRIINTSGSELIFVPLTPALTANTYLIWKKQAILSRPAKTLLEWMSRPQEDTTF, from the coding sequence ATGGAAATTCAACAATTAAGATACTTTTTAGCAGTCGTCGAGGAAAAAAACATCACCCGGGCGGCACGGATTCTTCGGATTTCACAGCCCGCTCTGTCCCGTCAGTTGCAACGGTTGGAAGACGAAACCGGTCCGTTGTTCGACCGGACACCAGGAGGCATCGTCCTGACAGAAAGCGGATATTATCTGGCGGAACGTGCGCGTGAACTTGTGACGCTGGCAGATAAAATCGTCACGAACCTCGCGACACAGGAAACATTGCGTGGTGAACTTTACATCGGTGGCGGCGAGACGGAAAGCCTGTTACCGGTCATCCGGTCGTTCAAACAGATGCAGTTGCGGCATCCGGACGTCACGATTCGGATTCACAGCGGGAACGGTCAAGATATCCTCGATAAGCTCGATAAAGGGATTCTTGATTTCGGACTGGTCATTGAGCCGTTTGATGTCAACGCTTATCATCACCTGAAACTTGATCAAACGGATCAATGGGGCATTTTGACACGGCGCGATCATCCGCTCGGTCAACAGGCGACGGTAATGGCAGACGACGTGCGGGACCTTCCGTTAATCGTTTCGGAACAACTCCAAGGAAACCGGACGTTTGCCGAACGGACCGGTTTGGATTGGGACACGGTCCACATCGTCGGAACCTACAACCTGCTGTTTAATGCTTCGCTCCTCGTCAAGGAAGGAATCGGTCATGCCGTGTGTCTCGACCGCATCATCAACACAAGTGGAAGTGAACTCATTTTCGTTCCGCTTACGCCGGCGCTCACTGCCAACACCTACTTGATTTGGAAAAAACAAGCAATCCTGTCGCGTCCGGCTAAAACATTGCTCGAATGGATGAGCCGTCCGCAAGAGGACACAACCTTTTAA
- a CDS encoding SDR family oxidoreductase → MNTPLDKVIVIMGASSGIGEATARLLASRGAKLMLAARRLERLEAIRKAYPEADIQIKQADVTEFDQVEAVVQEAKAVYGRIDVLFNNAGIMPTAPLAAGHREDWKNMLDINVMGVLNGIAATLPIMGQQQAGHIIATDSVAGHVVYPESAVYCGTKFAVRAIMEGLRQEQRENNVKSTIISPGAVQTELYTTIRDQATGESLRQAQQEWGLTSEDVAQAVLYAIDTPDRVSISNLIIRPTQQQV, encoded by the coding sequence ATGAACACACCACTAGATAAAGTCATTGTCATCATGGGCGCGTCAAGCGGGATCGGCGAAGCGACTGCACGTCTGCTCGCATCACGCGGAGCCAAATTAATGCTCGCCGCCCGGCGGCTCGAGCGGTTAGAAGCCATTCGGAAAGCGTATCCCGAGGCGGATATTCAAATCAAACAGGCGGACGTCACTGAGTTCGATCAAGTTGAAGCTGTCGTACAGGAAGCAAAAGCAGTCTACGGCCGGATTGATGTTCTCTTCAACAACGCCGGCATCATGCCGACTGCTCCACTTGCGGCTGGACACCGGGAGGACTGGAAAAACATGCTCGACATCAACGTGATGGGCGTCTTGAACGGAATTGCCGCGACACTGCCGATCATGGGACAGCAACAGGCCGGGCATATCATTGCGACAGATTCGGTCGCGGGACATGTCGTTTATCCGGAATCAGCGGTCTATTGCGGAACGAAGTTTGCCGTCCGGGCGATTATGGAAGGATTACGTCAGGAGCAACGCGAAAATAATGTCAAATCGACGATTATTTCACCGGGTGCCGTCCAAACGGAACTGTATACGACGATCAGAGATCAAGCAACAGGCGAGTCGCTCCGGCAAGCGCAACAAGAGTGGGGATTAACGAGCGAAGATGTCGCCCAAGCCGTGCTATATGCCATTGATACACCGGACCGTGTCTCAATCAGTAACTTAATCATCCGGCCGACACAACAACAAGTGTGA
- a CDS encoding sugar O-acetyltransferase, with protein MESSTLLQQIQNRLIEADDPLLEQIHAIQRGGERLLHRLNQQLLSPMEFRETLGELIGQPVDESVVVLPPFYTDFGRHISLGKDIFINRGVMLTDLGSIQIDDHVLIGPFAKLLTVNHPVSPSKRRGLSVKPIHLKRNAWVGAGATILPGVTIGENAIVAADATVTKDVPDLAIVAGTPARIIRYIDESED; from the coding sequence ATGGAATCATCAACACTTCTTCAACAGATTCAAAATCGACTGATTGAGGCGGACGATCCCCTGCTCGAGCAGATTCATGCCATACAGCGGGGCGGAGAGCGGCTGCTCCACCGGTTGAATCAGCAGTTGTTGTCACCAATGGAGTTTCGCGAGACGCTGGGTGAACTGATTGGTCAGCCCGTTGATGAGAGTGTGGTCGTCTTACCCCCGTTTTATACAGACTTCGGGCGACATATCTCACTCGGGAAAGACATCTTCATCAATCGTGGAGTCATGTTGACGGATCTCGGTTCAATTCAAATCGATGATCACGTGCTGATCGGTCCGTTTGCGAAGCTGTTGACCGTCAATCATCCCGTCAGTCCGTCCAAGCGACGGGGACTGTCCGTCAAACCGATTCATCTGAAACGAAATGCCTGGGTTGGAGCGGGGGCAACGATCCTGCCAGGTGTCACGATCGGCGAAAATGCAATCGTTGCGGCGGACGCGACCGTGACGAAAGATGTGCCGGACTTGGCGATTGTCGCCGGAACCCCGGCGCGGATCATCCGTTATATCGATGAATCGGAGGACTGA
- a CDS encoding cyclophilin-like fold protein, which yields MKRRVGAVIVLLSLGLAGCGPSIPISTEVKQEVEERDTMNINVNGQVASIQLEDNATTKALVAEAPFTIQMDDLHRNEKYHYFDKSFPTQPQAIQSIEAGDVLLYQNNCLVIFYQAAEPVVPYTRIGKIHHFQDIQPSFGNESVSVQWYEREGGQL from the coding sequence ATGAAGCGTCGAGTCGGGGCTGTCATCGTTCTCCTTTCGCTTGGACTGGCAGGTTGCGGTCCGTCGATTCCGATTTCGACAGAAGTCAAACAAGAGGTTGAGGAGAGAGATACCATGAACATCAACGTCAACGGTCAGGTCGCTTCAATCCAATTGGAAGACAATGCGACAACAAAAGCTTTAGTGGCGGAAGCTCCGTTTACGATTCAAATGGATGATTTACACCGGAATGAAAAATATCATTATTTCGACAAGTCGTTTCCGACGCAGCCCCAAGCAATCCAGTCGATTGAAGCCGGAGACGTACTGCTGTATCAAAATAATTGTCTGGTGATTTTTTATCAAGCGGCTGAACCGGTTGTTCCGTATACGCGGATTGGAAAAATCCATCATTTTCAGGATATTCAGCCGTCGTTCGGTAACGAGTCTGTTTCCGTTCAGTGGTATGAAAGAGAGGGAGGACAATTATGA
- a CDS encoding cupin domain-containing protein: MTKSKTPVEYPFQRGEKNEAFAAYFTGQSYLHPLVNDPKLEIVVGQVTFEPGCRNHWHIHRGGYQILLVTDGEGWYQEMGKPARLLRSGDTVVTHDGVKHWHGATSDSWLSHLTITAGTPEWLEPVAEQEYDVLKK, translated from the coding sequence ATGACAAAATCGAAGACACCTGTAGAATATCCTTTTCAACGGGGAGAAAAAAATGAAGCGTTTGCGGCCTATTTCACGGGACAAAGTTATCTCCATCCGTTAGTCAATGATCCAAAACTTGAAATTGTGGTTGGACAGGTGACCTTTGAGCCGGGTTGTCGCAACCATTGGCACATTCATCGAGGAGGATACCAAATCTTACTCGTGACAGACGGAGAAGGGTGGTATCAAGAGATGGGGAAGCCGGCCCGTCTGTTGCGAAGCGGCGATACGGTCGTCACCCATGACGGCGTCAAACATTGGCACGGGGCGACGTCAGACAGCTGGCTTTCGCACCTCACCATCACGGCAGGGACACCGGAATGGCTGGAACCGGTTGCGGAACAGGAATACGACGTGCTGAAGAAATAA
- a CDS encoding NUDIX hydrolase, which produces MGYISELRQHIGSRPIISVGATVLVTNDQQEVLFQHRSDTLDWGLPGGSMELGETLEEVAIRELQEETGLHTNQLELIGVFSGPRFYYQYPNGDEVHGVIHLYHAQNVTGTLAMLDGESLDLAYFSQATLPESIESRANELMQQLGDSFWTLGSSF; this is translated from the coding sequence GTGGGATACATCTCAGAATTACGGCAACATATCGGCAGTCGTCCGATCATCAGTGTCGGCGCTACCGTCCTTGTGACAAATGACCAGCAGGAAGTTTTGTTCCAACACCGGTCCGATACGCTCGACTGGGGACTGCCAGGCGGATCGATGGAACTCGGCGAAACGCTCGAAGAAGTCGCCATCCGTGAACTGCAGGAAGAGACTGGATTACATACAAATCAACTGGAACTGATCGGTGTCTTCTCTGGTCCTCGCTTTTACTACCAGTACCCGAACGGCGATGAAGTGCACGGTGTCATTCATCTCTATCATGCCCAAAACGTCACGGGGACGCTTGCGATGCTTGACGGAGAAAGTCTTGATTTGGCCTACTTTAGTCAAGCGACGTTACCGGAAAGCATCGAAAGCCGGGCCAACGAACTGATGCAGCAACTGGGTGATTCCTTCTGGACACTCGGAAGTTCGTTTTAA
- a CDS encoding SDR family oxidoreductase — translation MSHTPRIALVTGASHPRDIGTAICRKLAAEGMTICFTYWKADLEWIKTFQAELAVNGFQSEALEIDLSAPNAAERVLAHTCSTLGTPSVLINNAAHSTQTDLTTLDVSSLDAHYAVNVRSTVLLSTLFARTFAEAGLQDGRIVNLTSGQDLGPTDSTWMTDDIRTHLIPQFPFGRIGTPEDAARTIAFLVSEDAAWITGQVIHAEGGFAR, via the coding sequence ATGTCACATACTCCCCGGATCGCCCTCGTCACCGGTGCAAGCCACCCGCGTGATATCGGCACAGCCATTTGCCGGAAGCTCGCAGCCGAAGGGATGACGATTTGTTTTACATATTGGAAGGCGGATCTCGAATGGATCAAGACGTTCCAAGCAGAACTGGCGGTAAACGGTTTTCAAAGCGAGGCGCTCGAAATTGACCTGTCGGCGCCGAATGCTGCAGAACGTGTGCTTGCGCATACGTGCTCGACTCTCGGCACCCCGTCCGTCCTGATCAACAATGCCGCGCATTCGACACAAACGGATCTCACCACGCTTGACGTCTCGTCGCTCGATGCCCATTACGCCGTCAATGTCCGAAGTACCGTCCTGTTGTCGACGTTGTTCGCGCGGACGTTTGCCGAGGCGGGTTTGCAGGATGGGCGAATCGTCAATTTGACATCCGGTCAGGATCTCGGACCAACCGATTCGACCTGGATGACGGATGACATCCGGACCCACCTGATACCGCAGTTTCCGTTCGGACGGATCGGGACACCGGAGGACGCTGCCCGGACGATTGCGTTTCTTGTCAGTGAAGACGCGGCCTGGATCACTGGTCAAGTCATCCATGCCGAAGGCGGATTCGCACGGTAA
- a CDS encoding DUF402 domain-containing protein — translation MTERKYAARSSWKRIVKRHYRERYLETTSFTGYVTRLDLIEVTHPLLVRYSEQEIQIVGDGYSWLQQFPAGQKHVVTTMFNAHGQVVQSYIDICLRHGRDTTGIFWDDLFLDLVLLPSGECLILDADELETARETGLVNQDQYASAWMEVEMLQHQIRTKELLFQPLARVHHDLLNEA, via the coding sequence ATGACAGAACGTAAATATGCCGCCCGATCATCGTGGAAGCGGATCGTAAAACGGCATTACCGGGAACGGTATCTTGAGACGACATCGTTTACGGGATACGTGACCCGGCTTGATCTTATCGAAGTAACGCATCCGTTATTGGTTCGTTATTCGGAGCAGGAGATTCAGATTGTTGGCGACGGTTATTCCTGGCTCCAACAGTTTCCGGCAGGGCAGAAGCACGTCGTCACGACGATGTTCAATGCACACGGACAGGTTGTTCAATCGTACATCGATATTTGTCTTCGACATGGGCGGGATACGACCGGGATTTTCTGGGACGATTTATTTTTGGATCTGGTTTTGTTGCCGTCCGGCGAGTGCCTGATTTTGGATGCGGATGAGTTGGAGACGGCGCGGGAAACAGGATTGGTCAATCAGGACCAGTACGCGTCAGCGTGGATGGAAGTCGAGATGTTGCAACATCAAATCAGGACGAAAGAGCTGTTGTTCCAACCGCTAGCCCGTGTGCACCATGATTTACTGAATGAAGCGTGA
- a CDS encoding HAD hydrolase-like protein gives MKQAYIFDMDGTLFQTNRILGHALEDVFAFLREQGRWTKETPLAEYRAIMGVPLPEVWRTLLPAHTEADRAQANQIFQDALIRHIEQGHGALYPGAEEVLAALQANGHAVYIASNGWEVYVAAIVRQYSLDRWLDGVYSIEDVSSSQKSDLVAHILSHHRLKETVVVGDRISDFQAAKVNGLPAIGCRFDFSNEAELAQADAVVEDLREIVQIDITAMTT, from the coding sequence ATGAAACAGGCGTATATCTTTGATATGGACGGCACGTTATTTCAAACGAACCGGATTCTTGGTCATGCGCTGGAGGATGTCTTTGCTTTCCTGCGTGAACAGGGTCGGTGGACGAAAGAGACGCCGCTCGCCGAATATCGGGCGATCATGGGCGTACCGTTGCCGGAAGTCTGGCGGACGTTGTTGCCGGCACATACGGAGGCGGACCGGGCGCAGGCCAATCAAATCTTTCAAGACGCATTGATCCGCCATATTGAACAGGGGCATGGTGCCTTGTATCCGGGGGCGGAAGAAGTACTGGCTGCGTTACAGGCAAACGGACATGCTGTGTATATCGCGAGTAACGGCTGGGAAGTATATGTAGCGGCCATCGTTCGGCAGTATTCACTTGACCGTTGGCTCGACGGTGTCTACAGCATCGAAGACGTTTCCTCGTCGCAAAAAAGTGATCTGGTTGCGCATATCTTGTCGCATCATCGGTTAAAGGAAACGGTTGTCGTCGGAGACCGGATATCTGATTTTCAGGCGGCTAAAGTCAACGGGTTACCGGCAATCGGCTGCCGGTTCGATTTCTCAAACGAAGCCGAGCTGGCACAGGCCGATGCCGTCGTTGAGGATTTGCGGGAAATCGTTCAGATTGATATCACGGCAATGACTACATGA
- a CDS encoding HNH endonuclease: MLLLLTKNLQGHHLVPRSKSKDSELNPNKIVIICKYCNLQLKDSGIVDWDRAKEERLDMNHYLQEENTWEQQLNLLNI; the protein is encoded by the coding sequence ATTTTATTATTACTTACTAAAAATCTTCAAGGACATCATTTAGTACCTCGCAGTAAAAGCAAAGATTCGGAATTGAATCCAAACAAAATTGTAATAATATGTAAATATTGTAACCTTCAATTGAAAGATAGCGGCATTGTTGATTGGGATAGAGCGAAAGAGGAAAGATTAGATATGAATCATTATTTGCAGGAGGAAAATACATGGGAGCAACAACTAAATCTGCTAAACATTTAA
- a CDS encoding Panacea domain-containing protein → MARVKDVARYFIDLSVESTPYAITPLKLQKLLYYAQGFHLINTGERLFRAELEAWAHGPVVREIYFEYKEFGYHTITSKPFINKDLFLETPLLTDGEMATIEEVWEHFGDLDGKTLEELTHQEDPWLNTEINDEIEIKLIREYFKEQYQENQYQH, encoded by the coding sequence ATGGCGAGAGTCAAAGATGTAGCGAGATACTTTATCGACTTAAGTGTTGAAAGTACTCCTTATGCTATTACTCCTTTGAAGTTACAAAAGTTGCTTTATTATGCTCAAGGATTTCATTTAATAAATACAGGTGAACGACTTTTTAGAGCGGAATTAGAAGCTTGGGCTCATGGACCTGTTGTTCGAGAAATCTATTTTGAGTATAAAGAATTTGGTTATCATACGATAACTTCTAAACCATTTATTAATAAAGATTTGTTTTTAGAAACCCCTTTATTGACAGATGGAGAAATGGCTACAATTGAAGAGGTGTGGGAACATTTCGGAGATTTGGATGGGAAAACTCTTGAGGAATTAACACATCAAGAAGACCCATGGTTAAATACTGAGATAAATGATGAAATTGAAATCAAGTTGATTCGAGAGTATTTTAAAGAACAGTATCAAGAAAATCAATATCAGCATTAA
- a CDS encoding GIY-YIG nuclease family protein codes for MNRYYTDEDKGITAKRGNGRSMPPAYIFVEHEDGSIHLQDGHTLLMTKEDMLDIVYGMMKFIENDITDSEIKKHNSETLDEEMLRAYGPDWKEEQPKSAKSAEPQLMKKSEGWVYFLKADNGLTKIGRTKDLKKRMYHFTVKLPYELELIHAIKSNYTVELEEQLHGKYNHLRVRGEWFNLNDEIIEEICIGY; via the coding sequence ATGAACAGATATTATACTGATGAGGACAAAGGAATAACAGCCAAAAGAGGAAATGGAAGAAGCATGCCGCCTGCTTATATTTTTGTAGAGCATGAAGACGGTTCAATTCATCTTCAAGATGGTCACACATTATTAATGACTAAAGAAGACATGCTTGATATAGTTTATGGAATGATGAAATTTATCGAAAATGATATCACTGACAGCGAAATAAAAAAACATAACAGTGAAACATTGGACGAAGAAATGCTCAGGGCGTATGGACCCGATTGGAAAGAGGAACAGCCAAAATCAGCAAAATCAGCTGAACCACAACTAATGAAAAAGAGTGAAGGATGGGTTTACTTCTTAAAAGCCGATAACGGTTTAACTAAAATCGGTAGAACTAAAGATTTGAAAAAGCGTATGTACCATTTCACCGTTAAATTGCCATATGAGCTAGAATTAATTCATGCTATTAAATCGAATTATACTGTTGAATTGGAAGAACAACTGCATGGAAAATATAATCATTTAAGAGTTCGCGGCGAATGGTTTAATTTGAACGATGAAATTATTGAAGAAATTTGTATTGGATACTAG
- a CDS encoding class I SAM-dependent methyltransferase, whose protein sequence is MNETIRTHDDLLQMLDALLREPTAFWEGFYADRTKRIPFFVDKPDENLVRYVEQLEIPVNRVLELGSGPGRNALYLAEHGSQVDAIDLAQTSVDWANERARERQLDISFRQGNLFELPFEQGAYDFVYDSGCFHHIAPHRRHDYIRVVSDALRPGGCFALTCFVEGGQYGGSDMLGAKLGTTTYAK, encoded by the coding sequence ATGAACGAAACGATTCGGACACACGACGATCTTTTGCAGATGCTTGACGCTTTACTCCGGGAACCGACCGCCTTTTGGGAAGGCTTTTATGCCGACCGGACGAAACGGATCCCCTTTTTCGTCGACAAACCGGACGAGAATCTGGTCCGCTACGTCGAACAACTTGAGATTCCGGTGAACCGGGTGCTCGAACTGGGAAGCGGTCCCGGACGAAATGCCTTGTATCTCGCGGAACACGGTAGTCAGGTCGACGCAATCGATCTTGCACAGACTTCGGTCGACTGGGCCAATGAACGTGCACGGGAGCGGCAACTCGACATTTCGTTCCGCCAAGGAAACCTTTTTGAATTGCCGTTCGAACAGGGCGCCTATGATTTTGTTTATGATTCCGGTTGTTTCCACCATATCGCCCCGCACCGCAGACACGACTATATCCGCGTCGTTTCGGATGCCCTGCGGCCGGGCGGCTGTTTTGCTTTGACCTGTTTCGTCGAAGGCGGACAGTACGGCGGATCCGACATGTTAGGTGCGAAACTAGGGACGACCACTTATGCCAAATAA
- a CDS encoding creatininase family protein, whose product MKGNELMLSYKNSTKVIKDSQTVTAILSVGATEQFGPYLPMHLDTLIAERQAAVFGERLNAYVLPTLPFNTSEEHANQIGTVTVSPTVLSMMLEEIIVNLHRSSSSSRRTATGHLRKRWTRRDLRD is encoded by the coding sequence ATGAAGGGAAATGAATTGATGCTCAGTTATAAAAACAGTACGAAGGTTATTAAGGACAGTCAGACTGTCACCGCGATTCTCTCGGTCGGAGCGACCGAGCAGTTCGGACCGTATTTGCCGATGCATCTTGATACATTGATTGCCGAGCGCCAGGCCGCTGTTTTCGGTGAACGGTTAAACGCCTATGTCTTACCGACGCTTCCGTTTAACACCTCCGAAGAACATGCCAATCAAATCGGGACCGTCACCGTTAGCCCGACGGTGCTATCGATGATGCTCGAAGAAATCATCGTCAATCTGCACCGGAGCTCGTCGTCATCACGACGCACCGCTACCGGGCATTTGAGGAAGCGTTGGACGCGGCGGGACTTGCGGGATTAA
- a CDS encoding YciI family protein codes for MLFLLLVKASDRSEAGLFPDPSLQEAMAAFNRDLVEAGVRVMAKGLHPTREALRFSFRRPDEEPDVTSGPFEPPMDHLAGFILIEVASKDEAVAWARRMPDPQGHGEGQIELRQVFE; via the coding sequence ATGTTATTCCTATTGCTCGTTAAAGCATCAGACCGTTCAGAAGCCGGCCTTTTTCCGGATCCATCACTCCAGGAAGCGATGGCCGCCTTTAACCGTGACCTAGTCGAAGCCGGTGTCCGGGTCATGGCGAAAGGACTTCATCCGACACGGGAAGCCCTCCGGTTTTCGTTTCGCCGCCCCGACGAGGAGCCGGACGTCACATCCGGACCGTTTGAGCCGCCAATGGACCATTTGGCAGGATTCATTTTGATTGAGGTGGCGTCAAAAGACGAAGCAGTGGCCTGGGCAAGACGTATGCCGGATCCGCAAGGTCACGGTGAAGGACAAATCGAGTTGCGCCAAGTATTTGAATGA
- a CDS encoding tubby C-terminal domain-like protein yields the protein MVYCIGMFVLGVVALTARGLYFDIFRLTEWGNVFVFLPAALLLFWVERWQQKQDAAFNGSGTGYTSRLSDRQSTGIKQLYRAETIIGSYRRTFKQAWHRWFVAFPKVENFFLNIDFDFSQRELRFEEKAGKRWWSNQTEWTIEEGGETVGDIQTENTIRHAVEFSEVLRMTYRDETYHIRSPRLSRRIEVRRDKTTIATSHRKRHLLTFDVPDLETRSVLLAGMILFRLHFRE from the coding sequence ATGGTCTATTGTATCGGTATGTTTGTGCTCGGTGTCGTTGCTCTGACGGCGCGGGGACTATATTTTGACATCTTCCGCTTAACGGAGTGGGGGAATGTCTTCGTTTTTCTCCCGGCAGCGCTGTTGCTTTTTTGGGTGGAACGGTGGCAACAAAAACAAGATGCGGCATTCAACGGAAGCGGAACCGGTTACACGTCGCGTCTCAGTGACCGTCAATCTACAGGCATCAAACAGCTTTACCGAGCGGAGACGATCATCGGTTCCTACCGCCGGACGTTTAAGCAGGCCTGGCACCGCTGGTTCGTCGCTTTTCCGAAAGTGGAAAATTTTTTTCTGAATATCGATTTTGATTTTTCGCAGCGCGAACTCCGGTTCGAGGAAAAAGCGGGTAAACGGTGGTGGAGCAATCAGACCGAATGGACGATCGAAGAAGGCGGCGAAACCGTCGGGGACATCCAAACCGAAAATACGATTCGGCATGCCGTCGAATTTTCCGAAGTATTACGGATGACGTACCGAGATGAGACGTATCACATCCGGTCACCTAGGTTATCCCGACGAATTGAAGTGAGACGCGACAAGACAACGATTGCGACAAGTCACCGAAAACGGCACCTGCTGACGTTTGATGTCCCCGATCTTGAGACACGGTCGGTCCTGCTCGCTGGCATGATTTTGTTTCGACTCCATTTTCGCGAGTGA
- a CDS encoding PH domain-containing protein, with product MSNPLSQLAWTFVSECDIPHDVQGLLIQGEEALSAYKTIRDVAIFTTHRLIIRDAQGLTGKKVEVYSIPYKSINMYSTENAGGMFDINSEVQLFTRSGTIKINLNKKVDVRKIDLLIANAIL from the coding sequence ATGAGCAATCCACTGAGCCAACTCGCATGGACCTTTGTCTCTGAGTGTGACATCCCACATGACGTGCAAGGATTATTGATTCAAGGCGAAGAAGCGTTATCCGCCTATAAGACGATCCGGGACGTAGCGATTTTTACGACACACCGGTTGATCATTCGGGACGCGCAAGGATTGACGGGGAAAAAGGTCGAAGTTTATTCGATTCCTTACAAATCAATCAATATGTATTCGACGGAAAACGCCGGCGGGATGTTTGACATCAACTCGGAAGTCCAACTGTTCACGCGGTCCGGAACGATCAAAATCAATCTCAACAAAAAGGTCGATGTCCGTAAAATTGACTTGCTGATTGCGAACGCGATTCTTTAA
- a CDS encoding serine/threonine protein kinase: MKTDSELAFAIHLAETPEGFTVTSYPDQLEWIGTGRSAFVFRVTGTDRVIKKFFPSHRHLAAIEGSIYDQLDSFATYAKQYEYGPDYLVIEYIEGQTLFECLISGTLITDDVIQTVDQALAEARSVGLNPSDIHLRNILLTPTGTRIIDVARFRQTDPCTQWDDLKRAYQYFYAKPYFPKRFSESFLNTIADVYKGRLFESMRKTG; encoded by the coding sequence GTGAAGACAGACTCCGAACTGGCTTTTGCCATCCATCTGGCCGAGACGCCGGAGGGATTTACGGTGACGTCCTATCCGGACCAACTGGAATGGATCGGGACAGGTCGTAGTGCTTTTGTGTTTCGAGTCACCGGAACCGACCGGGTCATTAAAAAGTTTTTCCCGTCGCACCGACATCTTGCAGCAATCGAAGGATCGATTTACGATCAATTGGATTCGTTTGCGACGTACGCCAAACAGTATGAATATGGTCCAGACTACCTCGTCATCGAATACATCGAAGGACAGACGTTGTTCGAATGTTTGATCAGCGGCACGCTCATTACGGACGATGTCATCCAAACCGTCGATCAGGCTTTAGCAGAAGCCCGCTCGGTCGGCTTGAACCCATCCGACATTCACTTACGAAACATCTTGTTGACGCCGACCGGCACGCGAATCATTGATGTCGCACGGTTCCGGCAGACGGATCCGTGTACGCAGTGGGATGACTTAAAACGGGCCTATCAGTATTTTTATGCGAAACCATACTTCCCGAAACGTTTTTCCGAATCCTTCCTGAACACGATCGCGGACGTCTACAAGGGACGTTTGTTTGAGTCGATGCGAAAGACAGGGTAA